The nucleotide sequence AATTGCTGCTGCTCGACGAGGTGATGGCGGGCTTGCGCCCGACCGAGACCGACCGCCTCGTTGCGATCTTCCGCGAGCTGGCGCGCGAAACCGGCGTGACGATCCTGCTGATCGAACATGTCATGCGCGCGGTGATGGCGCTCGCCGAACGCATCCTCGTGCTGCATCACGGCGCCAAGCTGGTCGAGGGTGCGCCTGCCGACATCGTGCGCGATAAGCGCGTGCTCGATTCCTATCTGGGCGCGGAGGCGTTGGGCTGATGCTGTCCGTCCGCGACCTCGACGTGTTCCATGGCGACGCGCAAGCGCTGGACGGCGTGTCGCTGGACGTGGCGCAAGGCGGCATCGTCGCCATCGTCGGCGCCAATGGCGCGGGCAAGACATCGCTAATCCGCACCATCGCGGGCATGTTCACCCCGCGCAAAGGGGTCATCGAATTCAAGGGCGAGAATATCGCCGGCTGGCCCAGCCATCGCGTCTGCGATCTCGGGATCGGCCAGGTCGCCGAAGGCCGCCAAGTGTTTCCGAGCTTGAGCGTGCGCGAGAATCTCGAAATGGGCGCGATGCTGCCGCGCGCCAAGGCGCATCGCGCGCGCAATCTCGAACATGGCCTGGCGATGTTCCCGAAATTGAAGGAACGCTACGGCCAAGCGGCGGGCACGTTGTCGGGCGGCGAGCAGCAAATGCTGGCGATCGCGCGCTGCCTGATGGGCAATCCCGAGCTCGTGATGTTCGACGAGCCGTCGCTGGGCCTGTCGCCGACGGTGACGCAGGATGTGCTGCGCGTGATCCGCGATCTCGCCGCCGGCGGTTTGACCTGCGTGCTGGTCGAGCAGAACGTCGCGGTGTCGCTGAAACTCGCGCACCACGCCTATGTGCTGGAAAACGGCCGCATCGTGCTGTCGGGCACGGGCCAAGAATTGCTCGCCGACGACCGCGTGCGCAAAGCCTATCTCGGGCTTTAACGCGTCTCCAGTTCCGCCGGCATCGAGCGGTCGAGCTTCGACAGAATGTATTGCCGCGCGTTCACCGGCCCGTATTTCGCCGGGTTCGCCGCCGATTGGCAGGTCGGCAGGCATTCGATCAACGCGTCGTCGTTGGGCCCCGAGAAGAACACCAGCGACAGACGTCGCGTGGCGATCGCGCCGTCGCGTGGCGGATTGACCACGCGATGCAAGGTCGAGCGCCAGCGATCGTTGGTCCAGCGCGCGATCAGATCGCCGATATTGATCGTGAAGGCGCCGGGGTGCGGCAACACGTCGATCCATTGCCCGTCGAGTTCGACCTGCAAACCGCCGGGGGCGGAATCCTGGCGCAAGATCGTGAACCCGCCATAGTCGGAATGCGCGCCGTAGCGCAATTGGCCGGGTTCGGGCGCGTCCTTTTGCTCCGGGTAGTACGCGAGTCGCAGGACGCCTTTGCGCTTGTCGATATAGGGCGCGAAGAAATCTTCGGGCAGATCGAGGGCGAGGGCTGAGAGGCGCATGAGATCGCCGGATAGATTGCGCACCGCGACGAAATAATCGCGCAGCGCCGCCGCCAATTCGGGCGGCTTCGCGGGGATCAAATTGCCGGTAGCCGCGCTTGTCCCGGGCCGCAAATCCGGCGGTTCCATGTGCATTGCGTAGAAAACCAGCGCTTCGACCAGATCGGGCGGCCGGTCGTCGCCCCTTGTCAGCGCCACGCTTTCCACGCCCGCCGGCACATAGCCGCGATTCTTGACCCGGTCGGGCAGGGCGCTGCGCATTTTTTCGTCGAGCGGCAGATCGAAGAACCGGTTGGCGAGTTCATAGGCGCGCGCGGTGACGGCCGTATCCACGCCATGGCCGACGATGGTCGCGAAGCCAAACCGCTCGAATGTATGCCCGAATTGGCGCGCGAGATCGCGGCGCGACGTGCCGTCGCCGCCGCCGAGCGCGCTCATATCGATGACGGGGATCGCTGGCATGGGCGTTGCTGTTCCTCCGGGAAAGGCGAGGAAAGCGGCAGCAAGCCGCGTGCCATCGCCGCTTAAACGAAAGGAACGGGTGCGATGGCGTGGAAGATTTCCCGATTGGCCGGTGGATTGGTTGCGGCGATTGTCGCGGTTTCGGCTGCGCAGGCGCAAACACGCGATAAGGTCGTCTTCGGCCTGTCATGGTTGCCGCAGGCCGAGCATTGCGGCTTCTTCCAGGCCCAAGCGACGGGGATCTACGCCGCCGCCGGGCTCGACGTCGAACTCGTCCAAGGCGGGCCGGGCGTCAATGTCGCGCAGCTCGTCGCGGCGGGCCGTTATCACTACGCGATGGGTTCGGCGCTAACGACGCTCAATATGCGCGTCAACAACGTGCCGGGTGTCACCATCGCGTCGATGTTCCAGAAAAGCCCGCAGACTTTGGTGGCGCACCCCGATCAAGGAATCACGAAGCTCGAAGACCTCAAAACCCGGCGCGTCGCCGTCGCCAATTTCTCGCGTACGACGTTCTGGGCGTGGCTGAAGGCCGCGCATGGTTTCGAGGATTCGCAATTGCGCCCTTATGTCTACAACCCGTCGACCTTCGTGGCGGACCCAAGCTCGGTGCAGCAAGGCTTCGTCACCGAAGACGCGTTTTTCCTGGGCCAGGCCTTGGGCAAGCCGCCGGTCACGCTGCTGCTCGCCGATTACGGCTATCCCGATTACCAGACGACGATCTTCGGCGTGGAATCGGAAATCGCCGCGCGTCCGCAAGTGGCGCAGCGTTTCGTCGACGCGACGATCAAAGGCTACGCGAGCTGCATGACCGGCGATCCCAAGCCCGCCTTCGAAGCGATCAAGGGCGCGATGGCCGAACAATCGCTGGAGCTGTCGGCTTTCAAGGTCGCGCAGATGAAGAAATACGAACTCGTCACCGGCGGCGACGCGGCGACGCTGGGCATCGGCGCGATGACCGACGAACGCTGGAAGCGCATCTTCGACGTGATGTCCGACGCGGGTGTCTACGCCAAGGATTTGAACTGGCGCGCGGCGTACCGGCTCGACTTCGTCAACAAGAAGGTCGCGCAGTAGCCCTTAGACCATGGGCAGCGCGCCCTCGGGCGAATCCTGCAGGATTTCGGCGAGGGTGGAGAGGGCGCGCTCCAAATCGGAATCGTGATCGGGCTGGGTCAGCGCGATGCGCACGGCATGCGGCACGGGGGCGCGGCCCACGGCGAAGGCGTTGGCGGGGGCGACACCCACGCCGCGCCGGCGCGCGGTTTCGGTGAATTCCTCGCGTCGCCACGGCTCGGGCATTTTCAGCCAGATATGGAAGGCGCGCGGATGGCTGCGGAATTCGTAGCCGTGCAGGATCTGCGCGGCGAGTTTCTGGCGCCGTTCGGCGAGCTCGGTTTGATACGCCGCCGCTTTGTCGGCATCGCCCGAGCGGATCAGGCGCGTCGCGATCTCCGCGACCATCGGCGTGGTCATGAACGTGGCCGCACGGATCGCCGCCGTCGCGCGCTGGATGATCGCATCGGAGCCGTGGAGGTAGCCTAAGCGCAAACCGGGGGCGACCGTTTTCGACAGGCTGGTCAGAAACACCGTGATGTCGGGGGCGAGTACGGCCAAGGGCGTCGAGGCGGGATCGAAGCTGCCATAGATGTCGTCTTCGATGATCGTCACGCCATGGCGGCGGCAAATTTCGACGATCGCTTTGCGCCGTTCCAGCGGCATGATCGTCGTGGTCGGGTTTTGGAAGGTCGGCAGCGCGTAAAGCGCCTTGGGCGCGTGCTGGCGGCACGCGGCTTCCAGCGCGTCGGGCAATAGCCCGTCATCGTCCATCTCGATGCCGATGGGGCGCACGCCCAAAAGATTCGCGATCGATTTGATGCCGTAGAAGGTCAACGCTTCGACCAGCACCACGTCGCCCGGGCGGCACAACGCGGCGATCGCCAGCATCATCGCGTTTTGGGCGCCCGAGGTGACGGCGACGCGCGCCGGATCGGCGTTGACGCCCCGCCGGCGCAACCATTCGGCCCCCGCCTCGCGGTGCGCGGGCAGGCCTTGGTTCGACGTGTAGCCGAGCAGCGGCTGGATATCACCTTGCGCGATGTCGGCGAGGTGCTTCGCGACCATCGCGGCGGCGGGGCCCGAAGCGCTGGGCAGATTGCGCGAGAGATCGACGTAATCGTCGGTCGTCGGCGGCGTGGGCATCAAGGGCGGCGGCGCGTCGCCCAAGCGGTCGCGAATATAAGTGCCGCGCCCGACTTCGCCGGCGATCAGGCCGCGCCGTTCGGCCTCGGCATAGGCGCGGGTGATCGTGCCGACGGTGAGGTGCAGTTTCCACGCGAGATCGCGATGGGTGGGCAGGCGATCGCCCGGCTTCAGCCGCCCCGCCGAGATATCGGCGGCAAGGGAATCGGCGATCGCGATATAGCGCGGGCCGGGGCGGGTTTCGATCTCGGGCTGCCAAGTTGTCATAGAGACAATGTAATTATTGACCCCGTATTGTGTCAATGAGATCGTGACAAAGCGAGACATTCATTCGGGATGTTTTGCGGACAAATGGAGGATTGCATGGATACAATAGCCCGGACCGGCCCGCTCGAGCAGATTGCTCGCGCGACCGTTTTCGCGACGTTGGAAGCCATGCGCGCGGTCGACCGCGTCCTTCTGCTCGCGGTCGAAACCCTGCTGAACTGGCAGGCCCGTGCGCGCATGCGCACCCAGATGGCCGAACTTTCGGAGCATCTGCGAAAAGACATGGGGCTGACGGTCGGCGACGTCATTCGCGAGTCCGACAAACCTTTCTGGATGAACTGAGCCGGGCGGGGGCCATGTCGGCGACGTTGGCCCTCGTTCCCATTCTGGTGTTCGCGCTGGCGGCATGGCGCGGGGTGAACTTCCTCGCACCCGCCGCCTGTGCGGGCGCGCTCGCGGCGTTGCTGCTGGCGGGATTTCCCGCCGGGGTGTTGCCGCGCGCCTTCTGGATCGCGGCCCCCATGGCGGCCGTGCTGTTCGCGGGTGTGTTGCTGCGCGAGGTCGCCAACCCGCGCGTGACGGCGGCCGCACCACGCGATGCGGCGCAGGCCCATCGCCGCCTGTTCGTCGCGTGTTTTCTGGTCGGCCCGTTCTTCGAATGCGCGGTCGGATTCGGCATCGGCGCGATGTTCGCGTTGCCGTTCATCTTCGCCGCGCATCGTAAAGCCGCCAACGCCGCCGCTTTGGCGATGCTGACCCAATGCCTGGTGCCGTGGGGCGCTTTGGCGATCGGCGTGATGGGCAGTGCGGATATCGCGAACGTCACCGCGATCGCGGTGGGGCAGGCGGCGGTCGCGGCCGTCGCGTGGATGCTGCCGCCGTTTTTGATCTGCTTCTGGTGGCTGGTTCGCGATCTCGGCGTTTCGTGGGCGCAACGCGCCGGCGACGCCGCCTGGCTCGCCGTGCTTTGGCTCGTGCTCGATTTCGTCGGTGCGCGCGCGACACCCGACGCGACGGGAATCGTCGCGACCGGTCTCGTCGCCGGGGCGCGGCTGCTATGGGACGAACGCCCCACGCCCGCCCAGGCGCTGCGCGTGATCGGCGCGAATTGGCCTTATGTGGCGCTGACGCTGGCGCTTGCCGGATCGCGTTTGGTGCCGGAAATCGGCACGTTCACCAAGGCCGTCGCGTTCCCGACCGCGTCGAACCTGCCGGCCTTCGCGCCATTCCATCACGCGAGCTTCTGGCTGCTCGTCGTCGCCTTGCTGGCATCGCGCGGCGGGAACCTGCCGCTCGCCGCCGCGTGGTCGCAAAGCGCGCGGCCGATCTTCGCGGGTTTCGCCTTCGTGCTGTTCGGCGAGGCGTTGGCCCAAGGCGGTTTCGCGGCGACACTGGTCGCTTCCTTCACCGGCGTCGCGGGATCGGCGGCGATCGCGGTGGTGCCGATCCTGGCGATACTGGGCGGGGCGACGATCGGTTCGACGCTGGCGGCGAGTGCCATCAATCTGCCGCTGACCTTGCCGTTGATGGGCGCCAATCCCGTAACCGTGATCGGCGCGCACGCGGCGATCGCCGCCGCCTTCACCGCGTTTTCGCCCGCGCGCGTGACGCTCGTGGCCGGCCTTGCCGGCCTCGCGGGCGATGCGGGCGCCGTCTATCGTGAATTGCGCCCGCTGGTCGCGATTCTTTGCGTCGCCGCCGCAGCCTTGTTCGCGTGGGGAGTGTAATCGCCATGTATGTGCCCGCCGCCTTCGCCGGAACCGACGCGCAAGCGCGCGAATTGATCGACGCCTATCCTTTCGCGACCGTGATCGCCACCGGGGCGGGCGGCATGGTCGCAGCGCATCTGCCGCTGCTGCGCGACGGCGATACGCTGCTCGGGCATTTGGCGGGACCCAGTCCGCTGGCCGATCTGCTGTTCGATGCGGCGAAGACCGGTACGGAAGTGCTGGCGATTTTCCATGCGCCCCATTTCTACG is from Alphaproteobacteria bacterium and encodes:
- a CDS encoding DUF1127 domain-containing protein; the protein is MEDCMDTIARTGPLEQIARATVFATLEAMRAVDRVLLLAVETLLNWQARARMRTQMAELSEHLRKDMGLTVGDVIRESDKPFWMN
- a CDS encoding ABC transporter substrate-binding protein; its protein translation is MSRLAGGLVAAIVAVSAAQAQTRDKVVFGLSWLPQAEHCGFFQAQATGIYAAAGLDVELVQGGPGVNVAQLVAAGRYHYAMGSALTTLNMRVNNVPGVTIASMFQKSPQTLVAHPDQGITKLEDLKTRRVAVANFSRTTFWAWLKAAHGFEDSQLRPYVYNPSTFVADPSSVQQGFVTEDAFFLGQALGKPPVTLLLADYGYPDYQTTIFGVESEIAARPQVAQRFVDATIKGYASCMTGDPKPAFEAIKGAMAEQSLELSAFKVAQMKKYELVTGGDAATLGIGAMTDERWKRIFDVMSDAGVYAKDLNWRAAYRLDFVNKKVAQ
- a CDS encoding ABC transporter ATP-binding protein, whose amino-acid sequence is MLSVRDLDVFHGDAQALDGVSLDVAQGGIVAIVGANGAGKTSLIRTIAGMFTPRKGVIEFKGENIAGWPSHRVCDLGIGQVAEGRQVFPSLSVRENLEMGAMLPRAKAHRARNLEHGLAMFPKLKERYGQAAGTLSGGEQQMLAIARCLMGNPELVMFDEPSLGLSPTVTQDVLRVIRDLAAGGLTCVLVEQNVAVSLKLAHHAYVLENGRIVLSGTGQELLADDRVRKAYLGL
- a CDS encoding isopenicillin N synthase family oxygenase, whose amino-acid sequence is MPAIPVIDMSALGGGDGTSRRDLARQFGHTFERFGFATIVGHGVDTAVTARAYELANRFFDLPLDEKMRSALPDRVKNRGYVPAGVESVALTRGDDRPPDLVEALVFYAMHMEPPDLRPGTSAATGNLIPAKPPELAAALRDYFVAVRNLSGDLMRLSALALDLPEDFFAPYIDKRKGVLRLAYYPEQKDAPEPGQLRYGAHSDYGGFTILRQDSAPGGLQVELDGQWIDVLPHPGAFTINIGDLIARWTNDRWRSTLHRVVNPPRDGAIATRRLSLVFFSGPNDDALIECLPTCQSAANPAKYGPVNARQYILSKLDRSMPAELETR
- a CDS encoding PLP-dependent aminotransferase family protein produces the protein MTTWQPEIETRPGPRYIAIADSLAADISAGRLKPGDRLPTHRDLAWKLHLTVGTITRAYAEAERRGLIAGEVGRGTYIRDRLGDAPPPLMPTPPTTDDYVDLSRNLPSASGPAAAMVAKHLADIAQGDIQPLLGYTSNQGLPAHREAGAEWLRRRGVNADPARVAVTSGAQNAMMLAIAALCRPGDVVLVEALTFYGIKSIANLLGVRPIGIEMDDDGLLPDALEAACRQHAPKALYALPTFQNPTTTIMPLERRKAIVEICRRHGVTIIEDDIYGSFDPASTPLAVLAPDITVFLTSLSKTVAPGLRLGYLHGSDAIIQRATAAIRAATFMTTPMVAEIATRLIRSGDADKAAAYQTELAERRQKLAAQILHGYEFRSHPRAFHIWLKMPEPWRREEFTETARRRGVGVAPANAFAVGRAPVPHAVRIALTQPDHDSDLERALSTLAEILQDSPEGALPMV